The Danio rerio strain Tuebingen ecotype United States chromosome 1, GRCz12tu, whole genome shotgun sequence genome includes a region encoding these proteins:
- the si:ch211-89o9.4 gene encoding uncharacterized protein LOC566247 has protein sequence MKKNSVQRERNCSSDLTSGNIFAHTPQIHTRPVCWSQMSSIFSSPPLLFGTTQDFLCKLAQIEAQLLLNLISNAAGGNNAGYGNPFIPLLQPFGIQRSSFLRMNQPTGVFTLNRKNMDNIPQVFSFPSSPVTENNTVIANKISDFLSPMISSQYQSRTAKAMMRPDRPQTEEVEPKQPVMRDIATENLIKVLASLGLSLEDLEILSHFPDNQLTTEKLPLIIQDIQRHKETKGLEYEHDRWDSSNHVRSSRKLSYAPGKYHDQDQRHSEWQKCEKLSSYEQSCSSNFHRSTLSAERYSPSELVHQNFSTQSRTLKRVISGNKTDAFLKRPPCGPAEVTKLRPGSVFPPSQSKCSIRRCFGYRDCNKRRRYTRKRCFSSSQRYATSITSRNDHQQSSFPDVSETTKIYTAQTSTQSKGVIRVSGVPLDYSESELIKMASPFGHPVNILMATEIDTATCLEWKKALLILPTKSSAHEMVKVYSAIPLHMREQSLELVSQTVDLSSPVSVFHAFVRPLMSNGLLTPLDHLLVVCNMPNKPCAATGVLRLIKPFGQVLQTLVLNRNKVNADQCLSNKSSVQMVLEMESASVALSVYEWSRKIPCLYHNHHLSFFRGCDIQDKS, from the exons ATTTGCACATACTCCTCAAATCCATACCAGGCCAGTGTGTTGGTCTCAGATGAGCAGTATTTTCAGCAGTCCGCCGCTGTTATTTGGAACAACACAAGATTTCCTGTGTAAACTCGCCCAAATTGAAGCTCAGCTGCTCTTGAACCTGATTAGTAATGCTGCAGGTGGAAATAATGCTGGTTATGGGAACCCGTTTATTCCTCTCTTACAGCCTTTTGGCATTCAAAGATCCTCATTTCTGAGAATGAACCAGCCTACAGGTGTGTTTACCCTTAACAGAAAAAACATGGATAACATCCCTCAAGTGTTTAGTTTCCCCTCATCACCAGTCACAGAAAATAATACAGTCATTGCAAACAAGATTAGTGACTTTCTTAGTCCTATGATTAGCTCTCAATACCAGTCAAGGACAGCCAAAGCAATGATGCGTCCTGACAGACCACAAACTGAAGAAGTTGAGCCAAAGCAACCAGTAATGCGAGATATTGCAACAGAAAATCTGATCAAAGTTTTAGCCAGTCTTGGCCTCTCTCTTGAAGACTTGGAAATACTCAGTCACTTTCCAGACAACCAGCTAACAACAGAAAAACTGCCCCTCATCATACAAGACATCCAACGCCACAAAGAGACAAAGGGTCTTGAATATGAGCACGATAGATGGGACTCATCTAATCATGTGAGATCATCCAGAAAGTTATCATATGCTCCTGGGAAGTATCATGATCAAGATCAAAGGCACAGTGAATGGCAGAAATGTGAAAAACTAAGTTCCTATGAACAGTCCTGTAGCTCCAATTTCCATAGGAGCACCCTCAGTGCTGAAAGATACAGCCCATCAGAACTTGTGCATCAGAACTTTTCTACCCAGTCCAGAACGCTGAAAAGAGTCATATCGG GAAATAAAACCGACGCTTTTCTTAAAAGACCTCCATGTGGGCCTGCTGAAGTCACCAAACTGAGGCCTGGTTCAGTATTCCCCCCTTCTCAGTCAAAGTGCAGCATCCGTCGCTGTTTTGGCTATCGAGACTGTAACAAAAGAAGACGTTATACAAGGAAAAGATGCTTTTCATCTTCACAAAGATATGCCACTTCCATTACCTCAAGAAATGATCATCAACAGTCTTCATTTCCAGACGTGTCTGAAACCACGAAAATTTACACGGCACAAACTTCGACACAAAGT AAAGGTGTGATTCGTGTGTCTGGAGTCCCTCTTGATTACTCAGAGAGTGAGCTTATCAAAATGGCATCTCCGTTTGGTCACCCTGTTAACATTTTAATGGCAACTGAGATTGACACAGCAACCTGTCTTGAGTGGAAGAAG gcTTTATTAATTCTTCCAACTAAATCCTCAGCCCATGAGATGGTGAAGGTTTACTCTGCTATCCCACTCCACATGAGAGAGCAAAGTTTGGAGCTGGTGTCCCAAACAGTTGACCTTAGTTCACCT GTTTCAGTGTTTCATGCTTTTGTGAGGCCGTTAATGTCAAAT GGATTGCTGACACCTTTGGACCATTTATTAGTTGTGTGTAACATGCCAAACAAGCCTTGCGCTGCTACAGGAGTGCTAAGGCTGATAAAACCTTTTGGACAAGTTTTACAAACTCTGGTGTTGAATAGAAACAAG gTGAATGCAGATCAGTGCCTTTCTAACAAGAGCAGTGTCCAGATGGTTTTAGAGATGGAGTCTGCATCGGTTGCTTTATCTGTATATGAGTGGTCTCGAAAAATTCCTTGTCTTTATCACAATCATCATCTCTCTTTCTTCAGAGGATGTGATATACAGGACAAAAGCTGA
- the si:ch211-89o9.4 gene encoding uncharacterized protein isoform X1: MSSIFSSPPLLFGTTQDFLCKLAQIEAQLLLNLISNAAGGNNAGYGNPFIPLLQPFGIQRSSFLRMNQPTGVFTLNRKNMDNIPQVFSFPSSPVTENNTVIANKISDFLSPMISSQYQSRTAKAMMRPDRPQTEEVEPKQPVMRDIATENLIKVLASLGLSLEDLEILSHFPDNQLTTEKLPLIIQDIQRHKETKGLEYEHDRWDSSNHVRSSRKLSYAPGKYHDQDQRHSEWQKCEKLSSYEQSCSSNFHRSTLSAERYSPSELVHQNFSTQSRTLKRVISGNKTDAFLKRPPCGPAEVTKLRPGSVFPPSQSKCSIRRCFGYRDCNKRRRYTRKRCFSSSQRYATSITSRNDHQQSSFPDVSETTKIYTAQTSTQSKGVIRVSGVPLDYSESELIKMASPFGHPVNILMATEIDTATCLEWKKALLILPTKSSAHEMVKVYSAIPLHMREQSLELVSQTVDLSSPVSVFHAFVRPLMSNGLLTPLDHLLVVCNMPNKPCAATGVLRLIKPFGQVLQTLVLNRNKVNADQCLSNKSSVQMVLEMESASVALSVYEWSRKIPCLYHNHHLSFFRGCDIQDKS; encoded by the exons ATGAGCAGTATTTTCAGCAGTCCGCCGCTGTTATTTGGAACAACACAAGATTTCCTGTGTAAACTCGCCCAAATTGAAGCTCAGCTGCTCTTGAACCTGATTAGTAATGCTGCAGGTGGAAATAATGCTGGTTATGGGAACCCGTTTATTCCTCTCTTACAGCCTTTTGGCATTCAAAGATCCTCATTTCTGAGAATGAACCAGCCTACAGGTGTGTTTACCCTTAACAGAAAAAACATGGATAACATCCCTCAAGTGTTTAGTTTCCCCTCATCACCAGTCACAGAAAATAATACAGTCATTGCAAACAAGATTAGTGACTTTCTTAGTCCTATGATTAGCTCTCAATACCAGTCAAGGACAGCCAAAGCAATGATGCGTCCTGACAGACCACAAACTGAAGAAGTTGAGCCAAAGCAACCAGTAATGCGAGATATTGCAACAGAAAATCTGATCAAAGTTTTAGCCAGTCTTGGCCTCTCTCTTGAAGACTTGGAAATACTCAGTCACTTTCCAGACAACCAGCTAACAACAGAAAAACTGCCCCTCATCATACAAGACATCCAACGCCACAAAGAGACAAAGGGTCTTGAATATGAGCACGATAGATGGGACTCATCTAATCATGTGAGATCATCCAGAAAGTTATCATATGCTCCTGGGAAGTATCATGATCAAGATCAAAGGCACAGTGAATGGCAGAAATGTGAAAAACTAAGTTCCTATGAACAGTCCTGTAGCTCCAATTTCCATAGGAGCACCCTCAGTGCTGAAAGATACAGCCCATCAGAACTTGTGCATCAGAACTTTTCTACCCAGTCCAGAACGCTGAAAAGAGTCATATCGG GAAATAAAACCGACGCTTTTCTTAAAAGACCTCCATGTGGGCCTGCTGAAGTCACCAAACTGAGGCCTGGTTCAGTATTCCCCCCTTCTCAGTCAAAGTGCAGCATCCGTCGCTGTTTTGGCTATCGAGACTGTAACAAAAGAAGACGTTATACAAGGAAAAGATGCTTTTCATCTTCACAAAGATATGCCACTTCCATTACCTCAAGAAATGATCATCAACAGTCTTCATTTCCAGACGTGTCTGAAACCACGAAAATTTACACGGCACAAACTTCGACACAAAGT AAAGGTGTGATTCGTGTGTCTGGAGTCCCTCTTGATTACTCAGAGAGTGAGCTTATCAAAATGGCATCTCCGTTTGGTCACCCTGTTAACATTTTAATGGCAACTGAGATTGACACAGCAACCTGTCTTGAGTGGAAGAAG gcTTTATTAATTCTTCCAACTAAATCCTCAGCCCATGAGATGGTGAAGGTTTACTCTGCTATCCCACTCCACATGAGAGAGCAAAGTTTGGAGCTGGTGTCCCAAACAGTTGACCTTAGTTCACCT GTTTCAGTGTTTCATGCTTTTGTGAGGCCGTTAATGTCAAAT GGATTGCTGACACCTTTGGACCATTTATTAGTTGTGTGTAACATGCCAAACAAGCCTTGCGCTGCTACAGGAGTGCTAAGGCTGATAAAACCTTTTGGACAAGTTTTACAAACTCTGGTGTTGAATAGAAACAAG gTGAATGCAGATCAGTGCCTTTCTAACAAGAGCAGTGTCCAGATGGTTTTAGAGATGGAGTCTGCATCGGTTGCTTTATCTGTATATGAGTGGTCTCGAAAAATTCCTTGTCTTTATCACAATCATCATCTCTCTTTCTTCAGAGGATGTGATATACAGGACAAAAGCTGA
- the paip2b gene encoding polyadenylate-binding protein-interacting protein 2B (The RefSeq protein has 1 substitution compared to this genomic sequence) produces MPEPADINSPEVAKTPGGGSGQGKDENVVNGRKEGDANPFAEYMWMENEEEYNRQVEEELLEQEFLERCFQEMLEEEDQDWFIPARDLPSGVGQIQQQLSGLSVSDGNAEDIARKSSLNPEAKEFVPGVKY; encoded by the exons ATGCCGG AACCTGCTGATATTAACAGTCCGGAGGTAGCAAAGACACCAGGAGGCGGCAGTGGACAAGGGAAGGATGAGAATGTTGTGAACGGACACAAAGAAGGGGATGCAAACCCTTTCGCGGAGTACATGTGGATGGAGAACGAGGAGGAGTACAATAGACAG GTGGAAGAAGAGCTGTTGGAGCAGGAGTTTCTTGAACGCTGTTTCCAGGAGATGTTGGAGGAGGAGGATCAAGATTGGTTCATTCCTGCCAGAGACCTTCCATCTGGAGTAGGGCAGATCCAACAGCAGCTCAGCGGCCTGTCGGTCAGTGACGGAAACGCCGAAGACATTGCA CGCAAGAGCAGCTTGAACCCAGAAGCCAAGGAGTTTGTTCCAGGTGTGAAATACTAG